In the genome of Flavobacterium panacagri, one region contains:
- a CDS encoding thioredoxin family protein: MKKIILLLALAFSAFLAQAQTGATLKAGDKAPDFKLKNVDNKEVSFGTFKDAKGYIVVFTCNTCPYAIGYEQRIIDLDKKFRPQGYPVIAINPNDPEASTADTFSKMQDLAKEKKYPFPYLFDPGQKITDEYGAKRTPHVFIISKTAKGNVVEYVGAIDNDPEGNKADKVKYAEDVIASLKSGQKPAVTQTKEIGCTVKRKAKA, encoded by the coding sequence ATGAAAAAAATAATTTTATTATTAGCATTAGCGTTTTCTGCTTTTCTAGCGCAGGCGCAGACAGGAGCAACTCTTAAAGCAGGAGATAAAGCACCAGATTTTAAATTAAAGAATGTTGACAACAAAGAAGTTTCTTTCGGAACTTTTAAAGATGCAAAAGGTTATATCGTTGTTTTTACTTGTAATACTTGTCCGTATGCAATTGGATATGAGCAGAGAATCATCGATTTAGATAAAAAATTCAGACCGCAAGGATACCCGGTAATTGCCATTAATCCAAATGATCCGGAAGCTTCGACAGCAGATACTTTCAGTAAAATGCAGGATTTAGCAAAAGAGAAAAAATATCCTTTTCCATACTTATTTGATCCAGGGCAAAAAATTACTGATGAATACGGAGCAAAACGCACGCCTCATGTTTTTATTATTTCTAAAACAGCAAAAGGAAACGTAGTAGAATATGTTGGAGCAATCGATAACGATCCAGAAGGAAATAAAGCCGATAAAGTAAAATATGCAGAAGATGTAATTGCATCTTTAAAAAGTGGACAAAAACCAGCTGTAACACAAACAAAAGAAATTGGCTGTACAGTTAAAAGAAAAGCAAAAGCTTAA